The following are encoded in a window of Onthophagus taurus isolate NC chromosome 3, IU_Otau_3.0, whole genome shotgun sequence genomic DNA:
- the LOC111424041 gene encoding homeobox protein SIX3 translates to MALGLNSGLCSGSSGSHSDASSSPGVSVPIPLAPVIPNPMFALPTLNFTVSQVAAVCETLEESGDIERLARFLWSLPVAHPNITELNKSEAVLRARAIVSFHSGNFRELYNILESHKFTKSSHGKLQAMWLEAHYQEAEKLRGRALGPVDKYRVRKKFPLPRTIWDGEQKTHCFKERTRSLLREWYLQDPYPNPTKKRELAQATGLTPTQVGNWFKNRRQRDRAAAAKNRIQQQQLAAQLANHGGSTRQPPLSPNPNTSDSDSDISLGAHSPPLSSPGPISFSNSSPSPITSFRFGPHSPGPMPTQFRFNHTPPAFRKNLSPSSPINIESNPSSTNLLTTTNSNNNSYNTPINTNNRLSSTIPELLSPINLDSSSEFHPRRSMEKEYKEGMSSPIVQVDNSSSPPPMNLRLGELRFPETPVPLRLSSHGQLATPLRIQVGGNGPNHQQTNIHGGSGGGIVRIAQNSPTNTQQILHRPFTPDRLT, encoded by the exons ATGGCGCTTGGACTCAACTCCGGTCTTTGTTCCGGTAGTTCCGGGTCACATTCGGACGCGTCTTCAAGTCCGGGAGTTAGTGTGCCCATCCCTTTAGCTCCGGTGATACCAAACCCGATGTTTGCACTACCAACGTTAAATTTTACCGTGTCGCAGGTGGCGGCGGTTTGCGAAACTCTAGAAGAAAGTGGTGATATAGAAAGACTTGCAAGATTTCTTTGGTCATTACCGGTAGCGCATCCAAACATCAccgaattaaataaaagcgaAGCCGTACTTCGAGCACGAGCAATCGTTTCATTTCACAGCGGTAATTTTCGCGAACTTTACAACATCTTAGAATCTCATAAATTTACGAAAAGTTCGCACGGAAAGTTACAAGCGATGTGGCTCGAAGCACATTATCAAGAAGCGGAAAAGTTACGCGGAAGGGCACTCGGACCCGTCGATAAATATAgggttagaaaaaaatttccgTTACCTAGAACGATATGGGATGGGGAGCAAAAGACTCATTGTTTCAAAGAGAGAACGAGAAGCTTGTTACGGGAGTGGTACCTTCAAGATCCTTATCCAAATCCGACGAAAAAACGCGAACTTGCCCAAGCAACTGGATTGACACCGACGCAAGTTGGAAATTGGTTCAAGAATAGAAGGCAAAGGGATCGAGCTGCGGCTGCTAAAAATAG AATTCAACAGCAGCAACTGGCGGCTCAGTTGGCGAACCACGGCGGATCGACGAGACAACCGCCGCTTAGTCCTAACCCTAATACCTCGGATTCCGATTCGGATATCTCCCTGGGTGCCCATTCGCCCCCTTTGAGCTCACCCGGACCcatatcattttcaaattcCTCTCCATCACCGATAACGTCGTTTAGATTTGGTCCTCATTCCCCGGGACCAATGCCAACGCAATTTCGATTCAACCATACCCCACCAGCTTttagaaaaaatcttagtcCTTCGTCTCCGATAAATATCGAATCAAATCCATCATCAACAAACCTTTTAACAACCACTAATTCAAACAATAACTCTTATAACACCCCAATTAATACTAATAACAGATTATCCTCGACGATCCCCGAATTATTATCGCCTATTAATTTGGATTCATCCTCGGAGTTCCACCCGAGAAGAAGTATGGAAAAGGAGTATAAGGAAGGTATGTCGAGTCCTATTGTTCAAGTGGATAATAGTTCTTCACCCCCACCGATGAATCTAAGGTTGGGGGAGTTAAGGTTCCCGGAAACTCCAGTACCTTTAAGATTATCATCGCATGGACAATTAGCAACTCCTCTTCGAATACAAGTCGGTGGTAATGGACCTAATCATCAACAGACGAATATCCACGGGGGTAGTGGAGGTGGAATTGTAAGAATAGCCCAAAATAGCCCTACGAATACCCAACAGATCTTGCACAGGCCTTTCACTCCGGATCGTTTAACGTGA
- the LOC111424042 gene encoding sorcin-like, with the protein MHGFDTNIMEPMTRKCDSDTDEGRSKTIMAKGQGSSVIAASKIPSTFVSGSIKTKMYNEYASSDTPKSQNLSKTRQITPSSYDTQKWFPSIEGKSEGKISAKELQTAFKQFQGKHFSDNVCKFVVRLFDLDKNGGIDIREFEQLYSSVKKWVSAFNTCDRSRCGFLAESELDLALKQMEINFSPDFVTFLINRCDPVNKKMSLDQFIVTCVQMQKYTEEFRARDEKSDGIIKLKYEDFLELLMKTV; encoded by the coding sequence ATGCACGGGTTCGACACGAACATCATGGAACCAATGACCAGAAAATGTGACTCAGACACCGACGAGGGTCGAAGTAAAACAATCATGGCTAAGGGTCAAGGTTCCTCAGTGATAGCAGCGTCAAAAATCCCATCAACGTTTGTGAGCGGTTCGATTAAAACCAAGATGTATAACGAATACGCATCAAGCGATACCCCAAAATCGCAAAATCTAAGTAAAACGAGACAAATCACACCTTCATCGTACGACACCCAAAAGTGGTTCCCTTCCATCGAAGGTAAAAGTGAAGGCAAAATCAGTGCTAAAGAACTTCAAACCGCATTCAAACAATTCCAAGGCAAACACTTTTCGGATAATGTTTGCAAATTCGTTGTGCGTCTATTCGATTTAGATAAAAACGGTGGAATCGACATTCGAGAATTTGAACAACTATACAGCTCGGTGAAAAAATGGGTTTCCGCGTTTAACACGTGCGATCGCAGCAGATGTGGATTTCTTGCCGAATCTGAATTAGATCtcgctttaaaacaaatggaGATAAATTTCAGCCCGGattttgtaacattcttgATTAACCGGTGCGATCCggtcaacaaaaaaatgtccCTCGACCAATTTATCGTCACCTGCGTACAAATGCAAAAGTACACCGAAGAATTTAGGGCGAGGGATGAGAAATCGGACGGaatcatcaaattaaaatacgAAGATTTTTTGGAACTCTTAATGAAGACGGTTTGA